The Alosa sapidissima isolate fAloSap1 chromosome 16, fAloSap1.pri, whole genome shotgun sequence genome has a segment encoding these proteins:
- the LOC121685767 gene encoding multimerin-2-like, which produces MKMKTLGAVLLLLWSELVVVAAESGHTNLQDEAADTAFTQQSCQPDIHTVLREMSALVAEQRVELRHTKTQVEALEKKAETMETRMRASENKVETMETRMRDSESLVEQLKSENAAHAMNLSLTVSEVAALKREREQRRVSFSASLLTSGDGHTGPFSAATPLVYRHVFTNVGDGYNPNTGIFTAPVRGVYHFVVFLHGAGSSTPTGLSLHKNGEHVAVAYSHQTSGSITPSNGASLLLEVGDVVYVKLWPNSWVFDSQNRHTTFSGHLLFPM; this is translated from the exons atgAAGATGAAGACTCTTGGAgctgtgctgctgttgctgtggtCTGAGCTGGTTGTGGTTGCAGCAGAGAGTGGACACACAAATCTCCAAGATGAAGCTGCAGACACAGCCTTTACCCAACAAAGCTGCCAGCCGGACATCCACACTGTGCTGAGAGAGATGAGCGCTCTGGTGGCGGAGCAGAGAGTGGAGCTCAGACACACTAAGACACAGGTGGAGGCTTTGGAGAAGAAAGCAGAGACTATGGAGACCAGAATGAGAGCCAGTGAGAATAAAGTAGAGACTATGGAGACCAGaatgagagacagtgagagtcTGGTGGAACAACTAAAGAGTGAAAATGCAG CTCATGCAATGAATCTGAGCCTCACTGTGAGTGAAGTGGCTGCtctgaagagggagagagagcagaggagggtgTCTTTCTCTGCATCACTGCTGACATCTGGTGATGGACATACAGGACCCTTTTCAGCTGCAACACCCCTGGTCTACAGACACGTCTTCACTAACGTTGGAGATGGCTACAATCCAAACACAG GGATCTTTACAGCTCCAGTAAGGGGGGTCTACCACTTTGTTGTGTTTCTTCATGGAGCAGGATCATCAACACCTACAGGACTCTCTCTTCATAAAAATGGAGAGCATGTTGCTGTTGCTTACAGTCATCAAACAAGCGGCAGTATAACTCCCTCAAACGGAGCCTCTCTGCTGCTGGAGGTGGGAGATGTGGTCTATGTGAAGCTGTGGCCCAATTCATGGGTGTTTGATAGTCAGAACCGACACACCACCTTCTCTGGCCACCTGCTCTTCCCGATGTGA
- the LOC121685759 gene encoding sialidase-3-like, whose product MGSRATKSHSTETLVFADKDHDFRIPALLYVKEWNTFLAFAEKRTSSKDEHAENLVMRKGSRQPDGSLQWSPTEDLMKASIDGFRTMNPCPVFERNSGTLFLFFICLRGTTLECMLKPGQTRLCYVTSVDRGQTWSDHTDLTSSVMDATFDHYQTFAVGPGHGIQLRSGTLLVPAYVKLVEGCRQYPGLWCCCGGCECVSTHSVVLRSHDLLTWHAGQPVATETGECQLAEVFDGEGRTQVYLNARSTGEWRVEALSGDGGDSFTPLSHLALPEVGKGCQGSVVSFPARELPAGEGASAQTALLFSHPTAGQDWDRLELGVHLRSSLQDHHPWGEPHIIHPGRSGYSDLARCEAEGRFTCLMECGEGGRLQMVFREFDLTEILHIV is encoded by the exons ATGGGCAGCAGAGCGACTAAGTCTCACTCCACAGAAACGCTGGTGTTTGCTGATAAAGATCATGACTTCAGAATCCCAGCGCTGCTTTACGTTAAGGAGTGGAACACCTTCCTGGCGTTTGCAGAGAAGCGCACCTCTAGCAAAGACGAACACGCAGAGAATCTGGTGATGAGAAAAGGCTCACGGCAGCCTGACGGCTCACTGCAG TGGTCTCCCACCGAGGACTTGATGAAGGCGTCCATAGATGGGTTCCGCACCATGAACCCCTGCCCAGTCTTCGAGCGGAACTCCGGAACCCTGTTTCTGTTCTTCATCTGCCTGAGGGGTACGACCTTAGAGTGCATGCTGAAGCCCGGCCAGACCCGCCTGTGCTACGTCACGAGCGTGGACCGCGGCCAGACCTGGAGCGACCACACCGACCTGACGAGCAGCGTCATGGACGCCACCTTCGACCACTACCAGACGTTCGCCGTGGGCCCGGGCCATGGGATCCAGCTCCGCAGTGGCACTCTGCTGGTGCCCGCCTATGTGAAGCTGGTGGAGGGGTGCCGCCAGTACCCGGGCCTGTGGTGCTGCTGCGGGGGCTGTGAGTGCGTGAGCACCCACTCGGTGGTGCTGCGGAGCCACGACCTGCTCACCTGGCACGCCGGCCAGCCCGTCGCCACGGAGACGGGAGAGTGCCAGCTGGCGGAGGTGTTTGACGGCGAGGGCAGGACGCAGGTGTACCTGAATGCCCGCAGCACCGGGGAGTGGAGAGTGGAGGCTCTGAGCGGTGATGGCGGGGACAGCTTTACGCCGCTGAGCCACCTGGCACTGCCGGAGGTGGGCAAGGGCTGCCAGGGCAGCGTGGTGAGCTTCCCCGCCAGGGAGCTGCCCGCAGGGGAAGGGGCGTCCGCACAGACGGCTCTGCTCTTCAGCCACCCCACCGCAGGGCAGGACTGGGACAGGCTGGAGCTGGGGGTCCACCTGCGGAGCTCTCTCCAGGACCACCACCCCTGGGGGGAACCCCACATCATCCACCCGGGGCGCAGCGGCTACTCAGACCTCGCTCGCTGTGAGGCGGAGGGGCGCTTCACCTGCCTCATGGAGTGTGGTGAGGGGGGACGTCTTCAGATGGTCTTCAGGGAGTTTGACCTCACAGAGATACTGCACATCGTTTAA